GAACAAGCCATTTATGATTCTGGGTTACGGCATTTCGGCCATTGTAATGCCGTTCTATGCCTTTGTATGGTCGCCCATCCAGGTGTTGTATCTGCGATTTATTGAACGCACAGGCAAAGGCATCCGCACAGCACCGCGCGACAGTTTGATTGCCGGATGTGCAACAAACGGAGATTCCGGAAAGAATTTCGGTCTTCAGAAAGCGATGGATAATGCCGGAGCCATTGTGGGACCATTGGTTGCTTTCGGACTTCTATCTGTTTTCCCAGGCGATTACCACGATGTATTTCTATTAGCAGGAATTCCTTCCATTCTAGGCATTTTTGTTCTTATTTTCGGTATCAAGGAAGCAAAAAAGTCTAAAGAACTATTATTAGCCGGATTCCGTTTCAAGGACTATTCCAAACGATACTATCTGTTTCTGGGAATCGTTTTCCTTTTCACACTAGGCAATTCAACTGATGCACTATTGCTGGTGAAAGCAAACGATGTTGGCGTTAAGGTAGCTTATATTCCATTAGTCTATTTAGTGATGAGCGTTGTATCGGTGGCATTAGCCATTCCCTTAGGCACTTTATCCGACAAAATAGGAAAAGAAAGAATACTAATATTTGGCTACCTGATATATGCTGTAGTCTATTTTGGCTTTGGCGCAACCAGCAGCATTACCATGATTGCAGGATTATTTGCACTCTACGGTTTATATTCAGCCGCCACGGATGGCATTCAGAAAGCATTAATCAGCGACCTGCTGGATTCAAATAAGAAAGGTACCGGCTTAGGTCTTTACAATATGCTGCTTGGCATCACTTTATTGCCAGCCAGTATTATTGCCGGCTTGCTTTACGACCACATAAATTCAGCAGTCCCATTTTATTTCGGAGCAGGCACAGCCACTCTGTCTGCAATATTAATGGCTCTGTTTTATAAGTATTATAAAATTAAATAAACAAAAGCATCCTGAAAGTAATAA
This genomic interval from uncultured Bacteroides sp. contains the following:
- a CDS encoding MFS transporter, producing MQQKKIFGFSRNIFYTGLTSFLTDVSTKMVYSIMPMFLLSIGASKTTLSVIEGIAESTAALLKALSGFWSDKIGKNKPFMILGYGISAIVMPFYAFVWSPIQVLYLRFIERTGKGIRTAPRDSLIAGCATNGDSGKNFGLQKAMDNAGAIVGPLVAFGLLSVFPGDYHDVFLLAGIPSILGIFVLIFGIKEAKKSKELLLAGFRFKDYSKRYYLFLGIVFLFTLGNSTDALLLVKANDVGVKVAYIPLVYLVMSVVSVALAIPLGTLSDKIGKERILIFGYLIYAVVYFGFGATSSITMIAGLFALYGLYSAATDGIQKALISDLLDSNKKGTGLGLYNMLLGITLLPASIIAGLLYDHINSAVPFYFGAGTATLSAILMALFYKYYKIK